TCTCTCCATCCCATCCACCATGCGTGTCACAACACGCAACCCCGCTTCGTACACATCCTACAGTGAGAGAGAAGGCAAAACAGGGGCCTTTCTTTGGGTTTCAAAGGAGGGGCTCTTGCATGAGGAAgtgatcccagcacaggaaagggGCTCTTGCACAAGGAAGCATCCTCCTACCAGGCAGGCTGTTGCACAGAAGGAGCACCCCCTTGAGACAGGCTGTTGTGCAAGGGGCTGCCATGAACAGGGTTACACAGCCagaagaggctgctgcaggaggagaggccGGAAACTGTTGCACGAGGAGGGCCGCTGCACAAGCGgtgcccctggcacaggctaTGCACAAGAGGCGTTCTGCTCCCTGGGTTGAGGTCTCTCTAGGAGCTGGAGAGGTGCTCCACTTGGATGGCGCTGGTGCTGACAGTGAGGCAGATGTCCTTGTGATGCTCTGAAGTCTTGTAAGGAGTCAGGTCGAAGGAGCACTGGGGGGGAGGGTTGGGTTGGTTAGTGTCTCCAGAAGGgccccctgctgcccccccGCCCTgtggctggaagtgctgctgctgctgcgagGCCTGGGCTTGTGCCTGAAccacctgctgctgtgggtcaGGGATGTTGTGTTTCCGCATGTGCTTCATCAGGTACGTCTCCTGCAACAGGAAGGAGCACGTGAGAGGAGGGAACGACGCTCGCAAGAGCCAAAGCCAATAGGGAGGGACACGGCAACCCAGGGGACTGCTCACACTTGGATCTACAgaagctgctccctgggaagctgACCACTTCTGCTAGCCCCAGGGCAGCAAACACTCACCGAGGTGTAGGCCCGGCTGCAGATGGAGCAGGTGTAGACCTTGGCGTGTTTCACCGTGTGTGTAGCCAGGTGTACCTCCAACGAGGCAGCATCCGTGTACGCACGGTGGCAGTTGTGGCACTTGAAAGGTTTGTCTTTGTTGTGCTGCCGTCTGTGGGACTggggggtggcagcagcagggaggaaagagaaagcaagCATGAGGAAGGAAGCAAGTATTATTAGTACTGAAGATAGCTTTACCTCAAATACCCCATTACAGCCAGGCCCCAAGCTCGGGGCTGCTGAAGAAGGTACACCCGGCTCCTAGCATAGGGACAGAACTTCTCCCTCCAGCCCACCACGCCCTCCCCACACATGCCCTTCCCTCTCATGCATACTAGGCATTTGAAGAGCAGAGACTCTTAATGCTCCACAACCCCCATCTTCTCAGTTTCCATGCAACTCTCAGTCTTTGCCTGGTCTTTCCTTTTCTGCCCTCCTATACATCTGCTCCCTGCATCTAATACCTTCAGGGCAGGATTTGCTTTAACTGCTTGCAGGTGTTTACAGCTCTCTGCTCTTTGGCACACTCTACAGTGCCCCTCCTCCAGGGTACTGCAACAGGACACACCACCTCTGCTTCCTATATCCCTACCCTTACACCCTCCATTTCcttgtaaaacaaacaaaaaacccacccaaacacCCAGACTTTATTGGGTGTAACAGTTCACAAAAAGTCTCGCCCCAGCTAAGTTAGAAAACTGCAAAACAGATGGGGGGAACTTCGAAGGTCTCACCGCTTTCAAGTCAAGTTAATTATACAGGATGCAACCATTTATGCGACTTCTTTGGGCCACTAGTGCCACAAGTCAGGAAtctcttccctgcccagggcttcaACAGCCTTCTCCATTCTTTTAccctcctcccagctgccccactTCCCCCACCTCCTCTACCACAGGCAGCCTTGCCAACTCCTGTCAGCGAGCAGGacacacccagccccagccccttaCCTGCAAGTTGGAAAGCTGGGTGAAAGCCTTTTCACACCCAGGGTGAGCACATTTGTAGGGTCGGTCCCCGGTGTGGATACTGTTGAGGAGGAAGAGCACAAATGGGAGGCAGTGAGCAGGCAGACAGGGCAGACTGCCAGggcctgctgctgtgtgaagGGGATGATGTTGCCTCCGGATGCTGTTCTAGCTGGACAAAGAGAGCTCTTCCCAGCTCCCGTGTCCAATAAGAAGTTGAAGACAGGCAGTCAAGCAGATTTCAGAGTGATTAGGATTGGGGAGCAAGAGCTTAGGAATGCCTGGACAGCTCAGCATGTGAGCTACCTAAAAATGTATTGGGAAGGGGTCTGGAGGTACAGGCTCCCTGCTCCAAGCTCAGGAGTCCCAAATGACCAAGAGGAATCTGTTCTCTTGCTTCCACAGTACCAAGAAAGCAGCTCTGTTCCCTCCAGGATAGACACACCAACACTATTACTTTTTAACAGGCTGATTTTACCTACAATGTTaatctgtccctgtccccctgcaaTGCCAGGAGCAGCTTCCACACACTCAGTCCAACCCCCGTGGTGCCAGGCCGGGATCCCCTACAGCCAATGCCTCTCTCTCTATCGCTCTCTCTCTGTGCCGCCCGCGGTGCAAGACCAAGGATCCCCAGGGACAGCATGTGTCCACCTCAGCCCTGACGTGGTCAGTGTCTCCTGCGCAGCCTCCACTCCGTCCACTCAGGTGGGTCACCTCCTTCTGGGGGTGCAGCCGGCCGCAttccccgcccgccccccgcATGCTTGGCGCGCGTGCTCCAGAGGTGCATGCCGGCAGCGCGGGGGGACCAGGGCCAGGCCCCCAGCCTCCTCTGGCCCTTACcgtgtgtgctgctgcaggtgggagAGCTGGCGGAAGGCCTTCTGGCAGTAGCGGCAGGTGTAGGGCTTGGCCCCCGAGTGGATGCGGAGGTGCTGGGCCAGGTAGGATGTGTTGGCGAAGCTCTTGGAGCAGTGAGGACACTTGTGCGGCTTGACAATCGCCGTGTGGAGCTTGGAGTGGATCCTGCcgaagaggaggaggagcagcagcagttggACATGACCGCCATCTGGCTAGTGCTGATGGAATGAGGGCACAAAGGGGGTGGGACAGCACCATGCTATCTGCTACATGAAGGAACTCCAAACACAGCATGAGCTCTCTTGGTCTCAAACTGTGCTCCCCTTGGATTCAAGAGACCATGGTCTGTCTGCACCGGGGGAGGATCCAGAGAGAGGAACTATAGAGCTTGGACTGAGGGGCATTGGCAGAGTTGTGTGTGGGAAGCCTGTGGCTGAAATAGCAGGGGGGCTGCAAGCCTGGACTTGAGGTGTTTGGCAGAACTACGCTGGGGCGACAGGGAACAGTCCTCCTATGCCCTCTCTACTCTCACACTGACACAACCAGCCCTAGCTCCTGTCAGAAAGCGTCACTCCGCTGCCGACGCCTCTCCAGCGAAGCAGCGCTAACCTGAGCGcgcccagcccctcacagccgGGGACCAGGCTCACGTGTCCGATACCGCTACCACCACTCTGACGCGCGTACGACCTGACCAGCCTGGGACAACCAGCCAGGACTGCCCAGGCAGTCGCCCACTGAGGTGCTCACAGCATGCTGGGATGACGGCAACATGCAGTGCAGAGGGTCCCAGCCTCCTCCGGCCCTTACcgtgtgtgctgctgcaggtgggagAGCTGGCGGAAGGCCTTCTGGCAGTAGCTGCACGTGTAGGGCTTGGCCCCTGAGTGGATACGAATGTGCTGGGCCAGGTAGGAGCTGTTGGCGAAGCTCTTGGAGCAGTGAGGACACTTGTGTGGCTTTGTCTCCGTATGGGACTTGGAGTGGATCTGCATCTCCGACTTGGAGTAGAAGGTCAGCGAACACATCCGGCACCTGGGACCGGGGCGAGGGGAAGAGACAGTGTCACATGGGGGTAAGCCCCAATATGGACCAACTCTAACGGATGGGATCTTCCACACTGAGTGAAGAAGGGGTGTTTTCCCACCATGTGATACTGGAGAGGTTTCACCTGGGACACTGCTTGGCTGTGAGTGGTTCATTCCCAGGGGAACAAATTTAAGCTGGGAACTGGTGTAACAGAACAAACAATACTTCACAGCCAGACAAGTGAAGGTGTTGGAAGGAACTAACTGGCTTGCGAGagacagaggagcactctgaaaatTTTCCAACAGCAATCCTAAGAGGATAGGAATAATTCCCAGACAAAACCCCAACTTTGTTAATCTATgatttatttcagtaaaaaaaaacttggaaaaCCTGTAAATTCCAGGTTATAGTTTGTATTAGAAGTTAATTCCATGTACTGTGAAGTCTATGGGAGCAGAAATGGCTAAATCCACTTAACTCTGCTCCCATTTCTGGAGAAGACACGCAAATATTTAGGATACAAAATGCTGAGAATAacagcagtgctgccttcccAGTGGGTCTCACAAAGATACTCTGGATATCAAATGTGGTATTTCATTGGTCTAGTGGGCTTTCATCATTTCAGTCTTACTGATGTGATGCAAAATGTTTTGTCTGGGTGTTTGGATCCATCTGTTCCCATAATGATCAGAAATGTATTTGTTAACACACAGATTCTCTGAACAAGAAGTAGCAGTTGGCATCGCTCTGCTAGGGATGCTGCTGTTAAAAACTGTTCCTCCGCTACAACACCAGGCTGTTAAGAGAAGCTCATACTGTTTTACAGTTCAAGATGGTAAAAGCTTTTGTGGTTGTTAATTTGACAGAGAGATAGAAGCTGCATCCAAGttctttcttccatttcttccccACCCCCCATGTGTGTCAAACAAGGGGCAGAGTAAAGGTTTATCTGAATTTAGttttttcatttacattaaAGACAAAATAGAATCTCCACATGTAACTTCCAGGGTCACATTTGAGAGAAGAGATGCCAGCCAGAGAATGGCTGGTTAACACGAATTCAACATTCACATTGGTTTTGTCTGGGAATTTCTTGAGTTTTACAGTGTTTACAAAACTGCTCAGCAACCGAAGTCTCTGCAGGTATTACAAGCCACAGAGCTGATCCTGCTCTTCCCCATATCCATCTCCTCTCAGGAGGATACTTCACTACATCTACTGTTGTGACTCTGTTGGAGCCAGAAGCTTTATGATGTGTGCAGTCTGATTAGCATATGTCATGTAAGCAGTATTTATCCAGCACCTACCTTAACTTCCACAGGCCCTTCCGAGCCACAGCTTGATTCCAAGCCATTTAGCTGGAAGCCATGCCTCCCTAGCAAGCACTCTAACACACACCTGTCATAACATTTCCCTCCTCTCCACCTTTGCTCTTTTACATTCATTATCATCTCTAACAGTTGTTCCCACGTGTCCTACCTTCATCTTTCTCTTAATCCATTTTAATTGCAAGCCCTAACAGAACATGCAAGCTAAGTACATCCTTACATAAATCCCTCCTcaatacacatacacacacacacacaccaatcCTTGCTGGAATCAACAAACAGAAGCAATTTGACTGTTTATCTCTACATCAATTAAAGATATAAGGAGTAAAAAGGTATATCAGcataatctttttttaaaaaaagtagcCCTTGGTTTACAAACCAAACTATCTCAAGTCACACAGTTTGTTCCAGACTTCCTGAAATGCTAGACTTGAATAGAGCATATGTATTCTGCAGTAATCAAGTCATACTTACATGATGAAGACTGTGTATCCTTGAAAGCACCAATGTTAGAAATAACTGAGGTGAACACtaaactgaaaaataccttTCAGTCACCAAGTCCAGCTCCCTGCTACCGCAAGCAATTACAGCATAATCCCATGCTTGACTTTTAGCAAGCTCCTTCTCAGCAGATGCTGACTTCCATTACTCTCAACTGAACCCCGTTCCACAGCACTGGCCCTCTGATAAGGAACCATTCAATTGAGAACAAGCTCCCAGTGTGATGCTGTGCTAATATGGCTCAGCAAAACAAAGGGGAATAGCAGGTATCCTTTTTGTATACAGGAGGGGAATGACTGTTCTTGCCAACAGCACGTCTAATGCTGAAGTCAATGTCCTCAACAATTACTGAAAAACTCACACAGGCTCAGCAAGTTAAAGAATGATGGCATGTGGAAAATTGGCTTTGCAGGAAAGATTCACTGACTCCAGTTGATCTAGGTTTGGAGTAAAGCTTAAAAGATAACTTGGTCAATAGCCAAATAAATCTACGAAGGGAGAAAAATATCAATTACTAGGGGCTTATTTTATGAACAAGTCAGATATAAAGAGGAACAACAACTGACAccaaaagtggaaaaaagaggaaacaggCCTTTTCCAACCATGAGAATAATGCATCTTAGGAACAAGGCTTGGAGGGTACAATATGGTCTCAGTCACTTAGCCCCTACAATCAGCATTCTGAGAATCCAGATACCTTTCTGAGAGAAATACCTTTATAAGGGTTTTGCTCTAGTTTAAAGAGAATGCTGGACACTAATCTCTTCTGTGCTGTGCACAGGACTCTATATTTTAAATAGTCTATTCTGttctgaaaaattaatgaattttaCCATGCCATCAAGTCCATGTAGTCCCATGCATTAAATCTATAGTGCCATAAAGCCATCAACTTTATCTTCCATAACTCCTGTGCACCCTTTCCTTTACTTAATTGCTTTGGCAGGTATCTGCCTTCAGGTCAGAAATTCtctaaaataaactttaatGAAGAGAAACAGACTGCATGtccttttctattttcaaaataaaattataaagaaGTTTTCAAAACATCACTGGCACTTGCATGACAATGATAAACCTGATTATTAGCCAAAACAGGCCTCAACAACAATaacagaaccccccaaaaccctaacctccccaaaaaccccaaaatcaaaacaaaaccctcaaacgaacaaaccaaccaacccctATAATCTGAATTTAGCAGCTACAGACATTCTGATATTGTTTTTCAAACAACATTTAGAATTAAAATCTTGCAAGAACTCATTTTCTAATCATCTAATTAGCATCAACCCTGAGAGAGCAAGAATGTTATGCAGCATTAACAAATTCATGAGCCTTATGAGTTAAAAAAAGCCCTGGAATATAACAGAAAGCTGCATTCCAGAATTTTATATTGTGTGGTATCAGGCTTTTTCATGGGAACAAATGATCCATTTAATTAAGGGCTTTGCATTCTGCTTCAGACAACATCAAATATTAAAGGGGAAGATGCAATCAGCCCTCTAGTGGGCAAATATGGATTCAAAAAAATGTTAAATCTATATGGATAATGAGAATATCCCATCTGACACCAGCAGCATTTCAGTGTTCTACTTCAGTGAAATTctggctggggagaggaaaaataGGGAGTGCTCCTTGCTAAGCATGAATGAAACACTATATGAAATAATTGATTTCTTCCCCCCCCTCTGTTTAATATCCATTTTTAATAGTCTCCCCACTGTGCTTCTAAACTACCCCTCCTTTGGCTGCATTCTTTCTGACagcaagaaacagaaatgaCTGCAGCATTCCCATTGATGGTGTGACACAACatcccctgcagctgcttgtTACGGCTCTGCAAATTCAGACAGCCTTGGAGAAAATATCCTTAATAAAACAGAGGTTCATATCAACAGTTAAATTAGCACTCAGCCATATGCCAGAGATCAAAAGTAACCCCTTCCAATGTCTacaatgctttcttttttatagGAAATAAAGGCATTCAAAAAATGTTCATGTTAGACAGAGACATTCTCAAAAAATCATGAAATGCCAGCAAAAGGTAGATGTACAATTCTAATTCTACTCCCATATGAAAGTCATCACAATGAGTCATAAAGAAAATGATGCTTATAGCAACTAGACTACAACTCTGTGGCACacagtgctgtatttttttccacttttcatGGAATGTTCCGCCTCATTCATCAGATGCTGTTAGGAGATAAAATGCCATCTGAAATACCAGCTCATAGTAAAATTTGCCCAACATGGATTAACAGCCTTTTTCAATCAAGTGCTTAATTAATCAGTATCACAGTTGTGAAAACTATGTAAGCTTTTATATGGCTCTGAGAATTCGGATTCCAAGTATTTACTGAGAGTAGTCTTACAAGTTAATAGAGTCCTTGCTCCTTGTGTTACGCTACATATACAAGTTAGACCATCAGTAAAACTAAAAATCAAACCAGGAAAGTCTGAAGTTAGACTAGATGATAAGTTTAGGCTGTCAGAGTCAGCAGTTCAtctaaaaaggaaggaaatgtctTGCCTTTGCAATGCAGAGTTAATGAAGTAACTAATGCAAGCATAGCATAATAATGGATGTACAGTTCATGATAAATGCTTGATCCTCACATTCCCTCATTTTTTAAGCTGAAGTTAAACACTATCTTGTTAATATTTTGtaagaggaggagaaaggagacaAAACTAACATCCAAGATACACATGTACACTTGGGCAACATCCAATTAAAGCCAGTGAGTACGAAGATGCCAAACGAAGGCACAGGAATTGTACCTCTGCTTCCACACTGCCCACCCAGCATCAGCTCCTATTCCAAAGCCAAGGCTATGCTTCCACTGAACAGTTTACACTACTGGAGTGTGTAACAAATCTATCACCTATGCTCAGAGATCTTGGTCAACTTACTCCCACAGTCCTTCAGTCCCCTGGTGGCTTGGTAAGGCTGCAGAAAAGCATATTCTCATATACTGGCAAAGCAAAGAGCAGTTCAAAATGCTCTCATCATATGGCACTTTCCCAGTTCCCAGATTTGAGGGAACtcaaattttgcattttgtcCATTTTTCCAAATGACCCTAAAAATACCTGACCCAGAATTTTGTGTTATTTCAGCATACTTCACAAATTCCTGTCTTCTTTCAATGACTCAATCATTTATGCTTTCAACAGTTGCACCTTAAACCTCTTCTGTCGCAGTTTTGCACCGGGAGCTTTCATGATGTCACTTAATTCCTAAAAGTCTTTTTCATAATCTTTGCTTTCCAGGATACTGTTCCTCCATATTCCTTATCTTTAGACCAGAGACATTAAATAGTCCAACAAAACACTTCTGTCTGATAATGTTTGCCATTGTGTCCAAACATCTGGACCTCagtccctggctgctggagaCATCATGCTGTCCCAAAAGGCTAAGTCTTCCATGGGActgtattaaaatatattttctctgaaCAATAACAACCACATAAAGATCCCATTGCTTTACAGCTACCCACCAGCATTGCTTTTATCTTTGGGTTATCAGCCATGACTTTCTGTTGACCTCCAAATCATTGAACATCAGACGTAAGACACTGTCCGCCAATTTTTGAAATCAGTCACCATTAGCAAAAAAGAccaacaaaacaataaaacacaATAATGTGCTTCCCTCTATAGTGATAACATGCAAGAgctaaaattaaaagaatacAAAAGGCCCATTAGAAAGCACTAGGAAATTTGGAAACACCAGGATTAAGGTCATCCATGTCACCATAATTTGGCTCTGCAATGCAGGTGCATTCTGATACAGCTTTACTGACTGTTTCCACAGAACTGCACTCTTATTATGTTGCACAGACAGATACTTAACAAGCAAGCATTCAGCTTTTTATATCACCACTCTGGACAGCCTTAAGCCTTGTCCAATTCCAACATGCAATTCCAACCTCATGAAGCAGATCACTCATCTCCTGTACCCACCACAGAAATATCAGTGCTCCATAAGCACTCATCTATCTCCACAATGTcccttttttatgttttgtaaGGGAAGGGAATCATAAATGACACAGTGAAACACAGTTAAAAGATTTGTACCCACTAATTCCAAGTGGCCAAACTGATATCGGtgacctctttttttcctttaaaggaaAATTCCTATTACATACATTCATATCACTGCTCCTCTAGATTTCTAAGCTACTCCTATGAGCTCCAACACTTCTGCAAAGCAGAACAGTGTCTGACCTGTAACTAAGGAGTGTTCAATGATACTTGAGGTTATGGTTTTGGAAACACCAAATGTTAATTATTTTAGGGTAACTCTCTGTGGTCATTTGTAGCCTGAGACAAATGCAAATCCACTGAAGATTCAACCTAACTCATACTTGCACACACTTCAAGGCAAGATTATCTGTAGGGCTGTAGGATACAACAGCAAACTGTGGCAGAGGCAAATGTAATCAACAGTTCTTCATACTAGCAAATGCCTTCCCCAGATCATCCTCCTCAATTCCACAATCCCATGtcaatgcattttattttcttttcacagaataCTCCTTTCAGTTTGTTGAGCAAACATGCAGGTCTCTGACAGGCTATCGTGCACCAATAACTAATCGAGGATGGTATCAAAGTGCATTGACTCAATAGGGCCAAACTAAGGTGTAATCAGGTAAGAGGcacaaaatacagttttaaagtTCCCTCTCTCCCAAGCTGAAACTGTGACTGTCCTCCTCATTCCCTTGTACACACTCATTCCATTGACAAGTAACATGCCAAAATTAGAATTTGTGACTGCAGAACTTCTCCTGTCAATTCCTTCTGTTTGGCACTATGAGGAACTGCCAAGGGAAAGCACATGCGTGCACACACTCACAGTTACATCTCAGCAGAAGGGAGAAAACTTACCATAACACAAAGTTTTACCTCATTATACTCTCAGGCATGTGGCCAGTCAAACTGTCATTTTCTAAGCTCCAAGCACTGCATTTATATACAAAGCAAGGATTATGTGTACAAACTGCATGTATATATGTAAATGTGCATGTGCAACAGTATTCCTTAGAGCTCTGAGATCATAAGACAATGCCAGCCACTCTGGAAAAGGGGTAAGGATCTTAAAAATCAAGACAAGTCTCAAAAATATGCAGCTGAGGAAAGAAGAGAGACTCTCTTGGAGTCCTCTGCTGAGGGAAAGGCTAATAAGCTCACCCTTGATTAGACATCAGAGAATCCACACAGGAGAGAGCCGCTGGAAACCAGGCATCATTAGTTCCGCTGCTCACGGAACCACTtgttaaaaaaagcaaacagaaattcCAACGTGTGGCATCACACTGACACCCACGCTGGTCATCAGCAATCTTAAAATCCATTGCACAGACCTCTGCCACTGCAGCTAAGATGATAAATGACAGCAACAATACTTTCTCACCTTTTTCTAGCCTAAGAGGGAGATGAGGTTCTTTGCCAGAGGAGGTCACATTCTTACACTGACATCAAAGCCATGGCAAAATTTAGAAACACTGGGTTTAAT
The sequence above is a segment of the Haemorhous mexicanus isolate bHaeMex1 chromosome 2, bHaeMex1.pri, whole genome shotgun sequence genome. Coding sequences within it:
- the ZNF384 gene encoding zinc finger protein 384 isoform X1 codes for the protein MEESHFNSSPYFWPAVPTVSGQIENTMFINKMKEQLLPTEKGCSLAPPHYPALLTVPTSVALPTGISMDSDTKPEQLTPHSQAPVTQNITVVPVQSAGLMTAGPGLVITSPSGSLVTTAASAQTFPISAPMIVSALPPGSQAALQVVPDLSKKGTATLAEGGGGGGVAPKPPRGRKKKRLQESGLPEMSDPFVLTNEDDEDQHKDGKTYRCRMCSLTFYSKSEMQIHSKSHTETKPHKCPHCSKSFANSSYLAQHIRIHSGAKPYTCSYCQKAFRQLSHLQQHTRIHSKLHTAIVKPHKCPHCSKSFANTSYLAQHLRIHSGAKPYTCRYCQKAFRQLSHLQQHTRIHTGDRPYKCAHPGCEKAFTQLSNLQSHRRQHNKDKPFKCHNCHRAYTDAASLEVHLATHTVKHAKVYTCSICSRAYTSETYLMKHMRKHNIPDPQQQVVQAQAQASQQQQHFQPQGGGAAGGPSGDTNQPNPPPQCSFDLTPYKTSEHHKDICLTVSTSAIQVEHLSSS
- the ZNF384 gene encoding zinc finger protein 384 isoform X3 translates to MSGSYRAIGRVTSRVLVKMEESHFNSSPYFWPAVPTVSGQIENTMFINKMKEQLLPTEKGCSLAPPHYPALLTVPTSVALPTGISMDSDTKPEQLTPHSQAPVTQNITVVPVQSAGLMTAGPGLVITSPSGSLVTTAASAQTFPISAPMIVSALPPGSQAALQVVPDLSKKGTATLAEGGGGGGVAPKPPRGRKKKRLQESGLPEMSDPFVLTNEDDEDQHKDGKTYRCRMCSLTFYSKSEMQIHSKSHTETKPHKCPHCSKSFANSSYLAQHIRIHSGAKPYTCSYCQKAFRQLSHLQQHTRIHTGDRPYKCAHPGCEKAFTQLSNLQSHRRQHNKDKPFKCHNCHRAYTDAASLEVHLATHTVKHAKVYTCSICSRAYTSETYLMKHMRKHNIPDPQQQVVQAQAQASQQQQHFQPQGGGAAGGPSGDTNQPNPPPQCSFDLTPYKTSEHHKDICLTVSTSAIQVEHLSSS
- the ZNF384 gene encoding zinc finger protein 384 isoform X2 — translated: MSGSYRAIGRVTSRVLVKMEESHFNSSPYFWPAVPTVSGQIENTMFINKMKEQLLPTEKGCSLAPPHYPALLTVPTSVALPTGISMDSDTKPEQLTPHSQAPVTQNITVVPVQSAGLMTAGPGLVITSPSGSLVTTAASAQTFPISAPMIVSALPPGSQAALQVVPDLSKKGTATLAEGGGGGGVAPKPPRGRKKKRLQESGLPEMSDPFVLTNEDDEDQHKDGKTYRCRMCSLTFYSKSEMQIHSKSHTETKPHKCPHCSKSFANSSYLAQHIRIHSGAKPYTCSYCQKAFRQLSHLQQHTRIHSKLHTAIVKPHKCPHCSKSFANTSYLAQHLRIHSGAKPYTCRYCQKAFRQLSHLQQHTRIHTGDRPYKCAHPGCEKAFTQLSNLQSHRRQHNKDKPFKCHNCHRAYTDAASLEVHLATHTVKHAKVYTCSICSRAYTSETYLMKHMRKHNIPDPQQQVVQAQAQASQQQQHFQPQGGGAAGGPSGDTNQPNPPPQCSFDLTPYKTSEHHKDICLTVSTSAIQVEHLSSS